One Rhizobiales bacterium GAS188 DNA window includes the following coding sequences:
- a CDS encoding Major Facilitator Superfamily protein, whose amino-acid sequence MRQDPVREGWRSLLKREWIPTLAVLLGGVLLQSMNVLMLTTVLPSIVGELGGVAMLSWPATAFLASSIVAASCAGMLAAAVGARAAYCAGVTTFGFGALLCSLATTMGWIVVGRLVQGFGGGLEAAAAYVAVRATFPEAVWSRIIALMSSSWSMSVLLGPLVGGLFARFGNWRSAFVATAIVAGILAASAFVILQPSMSGRRTPTAGMPAGRVGLICVAIAGMSSASIVESPFAKAGLIVFAIAALAAMLRLDRVAAAPLLPSDAFSLSTRTGMGLWLALLLCITFSPLQIYVPILLQHLRGLDPLAAGFMVASGSLGWTIASLITAGASGSWPDRLMSAGPAIMGIGLMAIALLLPSSAATLALVPAIVALGMGIGQCWPFVAHRIMSGAKAGDEVVAASAVPTVQQTGFALGAALAGAVANASGFSAGVAHDSMTQVAFWVPASFVVPAAIACLASLRLRHL is encoded by the coding sequence ATGCGGCAGGACCCGGTGCGAGAGGGATGGCGATCGCTTCTCAAGCGGGAGTGGATACCGACGCTCGCCGTCCTGCTGGGCGGCGTGCTGCTGCAATCGATGAATGTGCTGATGCTGACGACCGTGCTGCCATCCATCGTCGGTGAACTCGGTGGCGTCGCCATGTTGAGCTGGCCGGCAACCGCGTTTCTCGCGTCATCCATAGTTGCGGCGAGCTGTGCCGGCATGCTCGCGGCTGCGGTCGGTGCCCGGGCAGCCTATTGCGCGGGGGTAACGACATTCGGTTTTGGAGCGTTGCTTTGCTCGCTCGCGACGACAATGGGCTGGATCGTCGTCGGCCGGTTAGTCCAGGGATTCGGCGGCGGCTTGGAGGCGGCCGCAGCTTATGTGGCGGTGCGAGCCACTTTCCCTGAAGCGGTCTGGTCACGGATCATTGCATTGATGTCGAGCAGTTGGAGCATGTCCGTGTTGCTTGGGCCGCTCGTCGGCGGACTATTCGCCCGCTTCGGCAACTGGCGCAGCGCCTTCGTCGCGACCGCGATCGTCGCCGGCATATTGGCCGCGAGCGCCTTTGTCATCTTGCAGCCGAGCATGTCGGGACGCCGGACGCCCACTGCAGGCATGCCCGCTGGGCGTGTCGGGTTGATCTGCGTCGCAATCGCCGGAATGTCTTCAGCGTCGATCGTCGAATCACCGTTTGCCAAAGCCGGTCTGATCGTCTTCGCGATTGCTGCGCTGGCGGCGATGCTGCGACTTGATCGTGTCGCCGCGGCGCCGCTGCTGCCGAGCGATGCGTTTTCGTTGTCCACGCGAACCGGCATGGGGTTGTGGCTGGCGCTGCTGCTTTGCATCACTTTCAGCCCGCTGCAGATCTACGTGCCCATCCTGCTGCAGCACCTGCGCGGCCTGGATCCACTGGCAGCCGGCTTCATGGTCGCAAGCGGCTCACTGGGATGGACGATCGCCTCCCTTATCACTGCCGGCGCATCCGGGTCATGGCCGGATCGGCTCATGTCGGCCGGACCGGCAATCATGGGCATCGGCCTGATGGCTATCGCCTTGTTGCTCCCAAGCTCTGCGGCGACTCTGGCCTTGGTCCCGGCCATTGTCGCGCTGGGGATGGGCATCGGTCAATGTTGGCCCTTTGTCGCGCACCGGATCATGAGCGGCGCAAAAGCGGGTGACGAGGTCGTCGCGGCCTCCGCGGTCCCCACCGTCCAGCAGACGGGGTTCGCCCTGGGCGCGGCGCTCGCGGGCGCGGTCGCAAATGCCAGTGGCTTCTCCGCCGGAGTTGCGCATGACAGCATGACGCAAGTGGCCTTCTGGGTGCCGGCGAGCTTCGTCGTGCCGGCGGCCATTGCCTGCCTGGCGAGCCTGCGCCTGCGCCATCTTTGA
- a CDS encoding ammonium transporter, with the protein MTFKIFSRVGLLALICAIVLAAFATFVPADHSFAQTTAAPAAATAAPAAAPAAAPTAAPACDATANPKVLTNCTPNSGDTAWMLTSMALVLMMTIPGLGLFYGGMVRKKNVGDTVMTSFAITCLVTVLFAVVTYSLAFTEGTPFLGGFSRVFLRDIVSDIGKGGIGNPNPLAPTIPETVYMCFQMTFAIITPALIAGAFAERMKFSAMLWFIGLWAVLVYAPIAHWVWGPDGFFNSSNDAAWFKVLDFAGGTVVHIDAGVAGLMCALVLGKRRDTGPGHNMVLTFIGAALLWVGWFGFNAGSAVSAGVQAGMAMTVTQIATAVAGLAWMFVEWAHRGKPTVIGIASGAVAGLVAITPASGFVGPVGSMVIGVAAGVACYLGATSLKHAFGYDDALDCFGVHAVGGIVGALLTGVFAVEQYGGTAGLIEGNVHQVWNQIVGISVVIAYDAIISLVILKVIDVTIGLRVNKEIEQEGLDLALHGEAVQ; encoded by the coding sequence ATGACGTTCAAGATATTTTCCCGTGTGGGGCTCCTCGCATTGATCTGCGCGATCGTCCTCGCAGCCTTCGCAACCTTCGTCCCCGCCGACCACTCCTTCGCGCAGACGACCGCGGCTCCCGCGGCCGCCACCGCGGCTCCAGCCGCAGCACCTGCAGCCGCACCCACCGCCGCACCCGCCTGCGATGCCACCGCCAATCCCAAGGTGCTGACGAATTGCACGCCGAACTCCGGCGACACGGCCTGGATGCTGACCTCGATGGCGCTGGTGCTGATGATGACCATTCCGGGCCTCGGCCTGTTCTACGGCGGCATGGTGCGCAAGAAGAATGTCGGCGACACGGTGATGACGAGCTTCGCCATCACCTGCCTCGTCACCGTGTTGTTCGCGGTGGTCACCTACAGCCTGGCTTTCACCGAGGGCACCCCGTTCCTCGGAGGCTTCAGCCGCGTCTTCCTGCGCGACATCGTGAGCGATATCGGAAAGGGCGGCATCGGCAATCCCAACCCGCTCGCGCCGACCATCCCCGAGACGGTGTATATGTGCTTCCAGATGACCTTCGCGATCATCACGCCGGCGCTGATCGCCGGCGCCTTCGCGGAGCGCATGAAGTTTTCGGCCATGCTGTGGTTCATCGGCCTGTGGGCGGTCCTCGTCTACGCGCCGATCGCGCATTGGGTCTGGGGCCCGGACGGCTTCTTCAACAGCTCGAATGACGCGGCCTGGTTCAAGGTGCTCGACTTCGCGGGCGGCACGGTGGTGCATATCGATGCCGGCGTCGCGGGGCTGATGTGCGCGCTCGTCCTCGGCAAGCGCCGCGACACGGGCCCGGGCCACAACATGGTGCTCACCTTCATCGGCGCGGCGCTTCTGTGGGTTGGCTGGTTCGGCTTCAATGCGGGCTCGGCCGTCAGCGCCGGCGTGCAGGCCGGCATGGCGATGACGGTCACGCAGATCGCCACCGCGGTTGCCGGCCTCGCCTGGATGTTCGTGGAATGGGCGCATCGCGGCAAGCCGACCGTCATCGGCATCGCCTCGGGCGCGGTCGCCGGCCTCGTCGCCATCACGCCGGCTTCGGGCTTCGTCGGCCCGGTCGGCTCGATGGTGATCGGAGTCGCTGCCGGCGTCGCCTGTTATCTCGGCGCCACCTCGCTGAAGCATGCCTTCGGCTATGACGACGCGCTCGACTGCTTCGGCGTGCATGCGGTCGGCGGCATCGTCGGCGCCCTCCTCACGGGCGTCTTCGCGGTCGAGCAATATGGCGGCACGGCGGGCCTGATCGAGGGCAATGTGCATCAAGTGTGGAACCAGATCGTCGGCATCTCCGTGGTGATCGCCTATGACGCCATCATCTCGCTGGTCATCCTCAAGGTCATCGACGTGACGATCGGGCTTCGCGTCAACAAGGAGATCGAGCAGGAAGGGCTCGATCTCGCCCTGCATGGCGAGGCCGTGCAGTGA
- a CDS encoding transcriptional regulator, TetR family: protein MPRTADPELPHRILKAADALWQSGGEETVTIRGVAAEAATTTPTVYSYYADREALLAALRALAFQRFSAYLAKSRDFQDACARHLEFGTSHPRDYELLYGRGWMERVTADAQGGEIERYTTHLVRAGVDESRAAHIAYPVMMMLHGVVMHRLLNKKQSPLGRAIAAACLEACMTLLESARHGK, encoded by the coding sequence ATGCCGCGAACCGCCGATCCGGAGCTGCCTCACAGGATCTTGAAGGCCGCCGACGCCCTGTGGCAGTCGGGCGGCGAGGAGACCGTGACGATCCGCGGCGTGGCGGCGGAAGCAGCCACCACGACGCCGACGGTCTATAGCTACTACGCCGACCGGGAGGCGCTGCTGGCGGCGTTGCGCGCGCTCGCTTTTCAGCGCTTCTCGGCCTACCTCGCAAAATCGCGCGATTTCCAGGACGCCTGCGCACGACATCTCGAGTTCGGCACCAGCCACCCCCGCGATTATGAATTGCTCTACGGGCGCGGCTGGATGGAGCGTGTCACAGCGGATGCGCAGGGGGGCGAGATCGAACGATACACTACCCATCTCGTGCGCGCCGGTGTCGATGAAAGCAGGGCCGCGCACATCGCCTATCCGGTCATGATGATGCTGCACGGCGTGGTGATGCATCGGCTGTTGAACAAGAAGCAGAGTCCCCTTGGCCGGGCGATCGCCGCAGCCTGTCTCGAGGCCTGCATGACGCTGCTCGAAAGCGCGCGGCACGGGAAATAG
- a CDS encoding transcriptional regulator, translated as MSQDEDRSRDRILFHLKTRGSQTAADIGSRLDMTSAGARQHLHKLETAGLVESEEQREGRGRPRKYWRLAQRGHDRFPDRHSDLTLDLLRSLRDVFGDSGLEKLIEHRERASVADYRKLVGERHSLHQKLTALAEIRSREGYMASVAEDMRGSFLFVENHCPICAAAAACQGLCRSELAIFRAVLGTDVTVERIDHILAGARRCAYRIGKRQQSSRRSTSQ; from the coding sequence ATGAGTCAAGACGAAGACCGCAGTCGGGATCGCATCCTGTTTCACCTGAAGACCCGCGGATCGCAGACCGCCGCCGACATCGGGTCACGCCTCGACATGACCTCGGCCGGCGCGCGCCAGCATCTCCACAAGCTCGAAACGGCAGGCCTGGTGGAGAGCGAGGAGCAACGCGAAGGGCGGGGGCGGCCAAGGAAATACTGGCGGTTGGCGCAGCGAGGTCACGACCGCTTCCCCGACCGTCATTCCGATCTGACCCTCGATCTGTTGCGGTCCTTGCGCGATGTCTTTGGGGACAGCGGGTTGGAAAAGCTGATCGAGCACCGCGAGCGTGCGAGCGTTGCGGATTACCGCAAGCTCGTCGGAGAACGACATTCGCTTCATCAAAAACTCACCGCCCTCGCGGAAATTCGAAGCCGCGAGGGCTACATGGCGAGCGTCGCCGAAGACATGCGGGGAAGCTTTCTGTTCGTCGAGAACCACTGCCCGATTTGCGCGGCGGCAGCAGCTTGCCAAGGTCTTTGTCGTTCCGAGCTGGCGATTTTCCGCGCCGTTCTGGGGACCGACGTCACCGTCGAGCGCATCGATCATATTCTCGCCGGTGCCCGTCGCTGCGCCTACCGGATCGGCAAGCGTCAGCAGTCGAGCAGGCGCTCGACGAGCCAGTAA
- a CDS encoding agmatinase: MPTEEQDIGSMYGSQKTSTFLGLPSCPDLNTLDADIAVLGAGCATPYTSVGAYCAEAPAAIRAMMARYSATLSHHDFDLGGPLLGPGNKRAVDCGDLPFDEADPAGNRERIRTAISTMLDRGATPVVLGGDDSVPIPIFQAFEGRGRFTILQLDAHIDFREEVNGERWGLSSTMRRASELGCIERIIQVGQRGVGSARPADYEAALARGVRFIPARALHAKGVAQVLDLVPPGSNVLITLDCDALDPSVMPAVIGRAPGGLSYWQVLELIEGIAERGRIAAFDLVEFMPARDVAGQGALVAGRIVAHVIGLLSRS, translated from the coding sequence ATGCCGACCGAAGAGCAGGATATTGGAAGCATGTATGGCAGCCAGAAGACCAGCACTTTTCTCGGTCTTCCATCCTGCCCCGATCTCAACACGCTCGACGCGGACATTGCGGTCTTGGGTGCGGGGTGCGCCACGCCTTACACGAGCGTCGGTGCATATTGCGCGGAAGCGCCCGCCGCCATCCGCGCCATGATGGCCAGATATTCGGCGACGCTGTCGCATCACGATTTCGATCTCGGCGGCCCTCTGCTGGGGCCGGGCAACAAGAGGGCGGTGGATTGCGGCGATCTGCCGTTCGATGAGGCCGATCCGGCTGGAAACCGAGAGAGAATCCGGACGGCGATTTCAACGATGCTCGACCGTGGTGCGACGCCTGTCGTTCTCGGCGGCGACGATTCCGTGCCGATCCCGATATTCCAAGCCTTCGAGGGGCGCGGACGCTTCACTATCCTCCAGCTCGACGCTCACATCGACTTCCGCGAGGAGGTCAACGGCGAACGGTGGGGACTGTCGAGCACGATGCGTCGAGCATCCGAGCTTGGCTGCATCGAACGCATCATCCAGGTTGGCCAGCGTGGCGTCGGATCGGCGCGGCCGGCGGATTACGAGGCGGCGCTCGCTCGGGGTGTTCGTTTCATTCCGGCTCGCGCGTTACACGCAAAGGGCGTGGCGCAGGTCCTTGATCTCGTGCCGCCGGGATCGAATGTGCTGATCACGCTCGATTGCGATGCGCTGGACCCATCCGTCATGCCGGCCGTCATCGGTCGTGCGCCGGGTGGGCTGAGCTATTGGCAGGTGCTGGAGCTGATTGAAGGCATCGCAGAACGGGGCCGGATCGCCGCATTCGATCTTGTCGAATTCATGCCGGCGAGGGACGTTGCGGGACAGGGGGCGCTCGTCGCCGGACGCATTGTGGCACATGTCATCGGGCTGCTGTCGCGCAGTTGA